One Echeneis naucrates chromosome 1, fEcheNa1.1, whole genome shotgun sequence DNA segment encodes these proteins:
- the cdk2ap2 gene encoding cyclin-dependent kinase 2-associated protein 2: MSYKPIAPAPSGSNHTPPGSSVPSPSLPSSSNFRPAFSDFGPPSMGFVQPVKVSQGSTYSELLSVIEEMSREIRPTYAGSKSAMERLKRGIIHARALVRECLAETERSART; encoded by the exons ATGAGTTACAAACCCATTGCTCCTGCGCCATCCGGCTCCAACCACACTCCTCCAG GCTCCTCTGTGCCCTCTCCTTCGCTCCCTTCGTCATCCAACTTTAGGCCAGCTTTCAGTGACTTTGGGCCACCCTCTATGGGCTTTGTTCAG cccGTAAAAGTGTCACAAGGTTCCACTTACAGTGAACTTCTGTCCGTCATTGAGGAGATGAGCCGTGAGATTAGGCCTACATATGCTGGAAGCAAGAGTGCTATGGAGAGGCTAAAGAGAG GTATAATCCATGCTCGTGCACTGGTCAGGGAATGTCTTGCAGAGACGGAAAGAAGTGCCCGCACATAA
- the aip gene encoding AH receptor-interacting protein: MEEEVRKLLEEGIRKKLISPGKGELSTFPDGTKVVFHYRTSLCDGTVLDDSRTMGGRSKPMELILGKKFKLAAWERVIITMRTGEVSEFTCDTKHTALYPLVSQSLRNISAGKDPLEGQRHCCGIAQIHSHHSLGHKDLDQLQASPEPLVFTIELLEVLPPGSFQLDVWAMTDKEKLEFVPQIHEEGNLLFKQGKIKEASEKYYNGIACLKNLQMKEHPGDETWVKLDHMVTPLLLNYCQCKLMLGQYYEVIEHCSSLIFKYEGNVKAYYKRAKAHAAVWNEQEARADFDKVLALDPSLGPSVAKEVRAMEERIRSKDKEDKGRYKGLFNYNAPPATATTG, encoded by the exons ATGGAGGAAGAGGTACGGAAGCTTCTCGAAGAAGGAATAAGAAAGAAGCTGATCAGTCCGGGTAAAGGCGAGCTGTCCACCTTCCCCGATGGCACCAAG GTGGTCTTCCATTACCGCACCAGCCTGTGTGATGGCACAGTGCTGGATGACTCCAGGACCATGGGGGGCCGCAGCAAACCCATGGAGCTCATCTTGGGCAAGAAATTCAAGCTGGCTGCTTGGGAGAGAGTGATCATAACCATGAGAACAGGCGAAGTTTCAGAATTCACCTGTGACACCAAG CATACAGCCCTGTACCCACTTGTGTCACAGTCCCTGAGAAACATCAGCGCTGGCAAAGATCCCCTGGAGGGCCAGAGACACTGCTGCGGCATTGCCCAAATTCATTCCCACCACTCTTTGGGGCACAAAGACCTCGATCAGCTTCAAGCCAGTCCAGAGCCTCTAGTCTTCACCATCGAACTTCTTGAG GTCCTGCCCCCAGGGTCCTTCCAGTTGGATGTGTGGGCTatgacagacaaagaaaaattagAGTTTGTTCCTCAGATCCACGAGGAAGGCAACCTGCTCTTCAAACAAGGCAAGATAAAAGAGGCCTCAGAAAAGTACTACAATGGTATCGCCTGTCTCAAAAACCTACAAATGAAG GAGCATCCTGGAGATGAAACATGGGTGAAGTTGGACCACATGGTCACTCCACTGCTCCTCAACTACTGCCAGTGCAAGTTAATGCTGGGCCAGTACTACGAAGTCATTGAACACTGCTCATCATTGATCTTCAAATATGAAG GTAATGTGAAGGCCTACTACAAACGGGCTAAGGCCCATGCTGCAGTGTGGAACGAGCAAGAAGCACGAGCAGACTTTGATAAGGTATTGGCGCTGGACCCCTCTCTGGGACCGTCTGTAGCCAAAGAGGTGAGGGCCATGGAGGAGAGGATCCGCTCTAAGGACAAGGAAGATAAGGGTCGTTACAAAGGCCTATTCAACTACAACGCACCACCAGCCACTGCCACAACA GGTTGA
- the tmem134 gene encoding transmembrane protein 134 isoform X2 has translation MSTQFSIDDAFVLEGDDDGAVSDREAEGWRGRDKDREAGEMTFGPLTFSKPQTHPSPAAAGSPEHSNLKYQNLENEDALGSNVNSSFNNFFKISDPATLSYCSSQWSFSTLSSVTQLSAHCCGWVSHPLVKKNRRVVLASFLLLITGVALVFTGVVIQLNPNAVYHVIYISCAVRGRRGFKLFYLPYFEK, from the exons ATGTCAACGCAATTTAGTATCGACGATGCCTTTGTGCTGGAGGGAGATGACGATGGAGCTGTATCAGACAGAGAGGCGGAGGGGTGGAGGGGCAGAGACAAGGACAGGGAAGCAGGAGAGATGACATTTGGTCCCCTCACTTTCTCTAAACCTCAGACTCATCCCTCCCCTGCTGCCGCCGGCTCTCCTGAGCACAGCAACCTGAAATATCAG AATCTGGAAAATGAAGACGCTTTGGGCAGCAATGTCAATTCCTCTTTCAATAACTTCTTCAAAATCAG TGACCCAGCAACTCTGAGTTACTGCAGCTCTCAGTGGTCCTTCAGCACCCTGAGTTCCGTCACGCAGCTTTCAGCACACTGCTGTGG GTGGGTGTCCCATCCACtggtgaagaaaaacagacgAGTTGTTCTCGCTTCATTCCTTCTCCTCATCACTGGAGTTG CTCTTGTTTTCACAGGTGTTGTCATACAGCTCAATCCAAATGCAG TGTATCATGTGATATACATCAGCTGTGCTGTCCGAGGAAGAAGAGGCTTCAAACTTTTCTACCTAccatattttgaaaaatga
- the tmem134 gene encoding transmembrane protein 134 isoform X1 has protein sequence MSTQFSIDDAFVLEGDDDGAVSDREAEGWRGRDKDREAGEMTFGPLTFSKPQTHPSPAAAGSPEHSNLKYQNLENEDALGSNVNSSFNNFFKISDPATLSYCSSQWSFSTLSSVTQLSAHCCGWVSHPLVKKNRRVVLASFLLLITGVALVFTGVVIQLNPNAGVSSAIFFVPGFLLFIPGVYHVIYISCAVRGRRGFKLFYLPYFEK, from the exons ATGTCAACGCAATTTAGTATCGACGATGCCTTTGTGCTGGAGGGAGATGACGATGGAGCTGTATCAGACAGAGAGGCGGAGGGGTGGAGGGGCAGAGACAAGGACAGGGAAGCAGGAGAGATGACATTTGGTCCCCTCACTTTCTCTAAACCTCAGACTCATCCCTCCCCTGCTGCCGCCGGCTCTCCTGAGCACAGCAACCTGAAATATCAG AATCTGGAAAATGAAGACGCTTTGGGCAGCAATGTCAATTCCTCTTTCAATAACTTCTTCAAAATCAG TGACCCAGCAACTCTGAGTTACTGCAGCTCTCAGTGGTCCTTCAGCACCCTGAGTTCCGTCACGCAGCTTTCAGCACACTGCTGTGG GTGGGTGTCCCATCCACtggtgaagaaaaacagacgAGTTGTTCTCGCTTCATTCCTTCTCCTCATCACTGGAGTTG CTCTTGTTTTCACAGGTGTTGTCATACAGCTCAATCCAAATGCAG GGGTTTCAAGTGCTATTTTCTTTGttcctggatttcttctttttatcccTGGAG TGTATCATGTGATATACATCAGCTGTGCTGTCCGAGGAAGAAGAGGCTTCAAACTTTTCTACCTAccatattttgaaaaatga
- the serping1 gene encoding plasma protease C1 inhibitor, which yields MRLHIAFCLLLQLMFELSSCSHVVVSSGYTVELPCASPQPHSIGSTITWQFNDVDINEQLLDGVRVIKDGRFLLISPVTSANQGLYVCLVRENNTETKMTHKLTVAALLDITIKVNEGSEVFLPCHLSSSSQVTANARWFKQTVDGHRHELDPVDNTDSNNRLTLLYPFDNDQTLLIKDTVMEDAGMYFCESAEGLNLSSIHIIVDVLPTQPPFSCDNFPRAWEPCQQEDSRTGEPVLQESLTEFSMKTFSYLRQLYPSKNLLFSPISISGALSHLLLGARNITRKAIESALCVPHDFHCVHFQMKKLREKLSGSLEMASQIYYNPQTDLTESFTNQSIQYYDAEPTRFLETSEENTHMINTWVANKTRNKIPHLVDSVPPSTQLLLLNAVSFNGEWKIKFNQKPKKGLFTKLDGDLVTVPLLYHQKYMAAMTHITELKAQVARFSLTGGNSFYILLPRSHKAADLQQMEVRMTDAVVRQMIEEMQMTTPQYIEVTLPQIKLNDQPDLNFLMKKLGLSSLLERPNLCGLNSQNMLAVDEVKHKALLALTEKGVEASAVTTVSFSRSFTSFTALRPFVMLLWNDQANVPLFIGRVTDP from the exons ATGAGACTGCACATCGCATTCTGCCTCTTGCTGCAGCTCATGTTTGAG CTTTCATCATGCTCACATGTAGTGGTATCTTCTGGTTACACTGTGGAGCTGCCATGTGCTTCGCCTCAACCGCACTCCATCGGATCTACCATCACCTGGCAATTCAATG ATGTGGACATAAATGAGCAGCTCCTTGACGGGGTAAGAGTTATAAAAGATGGCCGTTTTCTCTTAATATCTCCTGTAACTTCTGCCAACCAAggcctgtatgtgtgtttggtgagagagaacaacacagagacCAAGATGACACATAAACTCACAGTTGCTG cgtTACTTGACATTACCATTAAGGTAAACGAAGGCTCCGAGGTGTTCCTCCCATGCCATCTGTCATCGAGCAGCCAAGTCACAGCTAACGCACGCTGGTTCAAACAGACAGTTGATGGACACAGACACGAGCTGGATCCTGTAGATAATACAGATTCTAATAACAGATTAACCCTGCTTTACCCGTTTGACAATGATCAGACCCTCCTGATCAAAGACACTGTCATGGAAGATGCTGGAATGTACTTTTGTGAATCTGCAGAAGGGCTGAACCTCAGCAGCATACACATTATTGTTGACG TTCTTCCCACCCAACCTCCTTTCTCCTGCGACAACTTCCCCAGAGCGTGGGAGCCCTGCCAGCAGGAGGACAGTCGTACAGGGGAGCCCGTACTGCAGGAGTCCCTGACAGAGTTTTCCATGAAGACCTTTTCTTATCTGCGACAGCTATATCCTTCGAAAAACTTGCTTTTTTCTCCCATCAGCATCAGTGGAGCCCTCTCACATTTGTTGTTAG GTGCAAGAAATATCACCCGTAAAGCCATTGAGAGCGCCCTCTGTGTGCCACATGACTTCCACTGTGTTCACTTCCAGATGAAGAAGCTGAGAGAAAAATTGTCTGGTTCTTTAGAGATGGCTTCTCAGATCTACTACAACCCAC aAACCGATCTGACCGAGTCCTTCACTAACCAGTCCATCCAGTACTATGACGCTGAGCCGACCAGGTTTCTGGAAACCAgcgaggaaaacacacacatgatcaATACCTGGGTGGcaaacaaaaccagaaataaaaTCCCCCATTTGGTTGACTCTGTTCCGCCCAGTACACAGCTGCTACTGCTCAATGCTGTCTCCTTCAATG gcgAATGGAAGATCAAGTTCAATCAGAAACCAAAGAAGGGTCTTTTCACGAAACTGGACGGTGATCTGGTGACGGTGCCTCTTCTCTATCATCAGAAATACATGGCTGCTATGACACACATAACTGAGCTAAAGGCGCAG GTGGCGAGATTTAGCCTCACCGGTGGCAACAGTTTCTACATCCTGCTGCCTCGCTCCCACAAAGCAGCTGACCTGCAGCAAATGGAGGTGAGGATGACGGACGCTGTGGTGCGTCAAATGATAGAGGAAATGCAAATGACAACTCCTCAGTATATCGAGGTTACTCTGCCCCAGATCAAGCTGAATGACCAGCCGGACTTGAACTTCTTAATGAAGAAATTAG GACTTTCATCCCTCTTAGAGCGGCCCAACCTGTGTGGCCTCAACTCTCAGAACATGCTAGCTGTGGATGAGGTCAAACACAAGGCCCTTCTTGCACTCACTGAAAAAGGAGTGGAGGCCAGCGCCGTCACCACCGTATCGTTCTCTCGCTCCTTCACTTCTTTCACGGCCTTGAGGCCTTTCGTCATGCTGCTGTGGAACGACCAGGCCAACGTACCGCTCTTTATCGGCAGAGTGACTGATccctga